One window from the genome of Gemmatimonadales bacterium encodes:
- a CDS encoding bifunctional oligoribonuclease/PAP phosphatase NrnA encodes MTSKPKREIVPAGRRKGARAVADALLAARRIVMTTHVNSDGDGIGSEVALVHLLEALGKDVRIANPTPIPPRFAFLVSPVKRHDCTERAVAALRDADLFLVLDISDLGRLGQLAETIHGRDVVTACVDHHLSPGTLPKGPRLVDAAASATAELVFDLAEVAGWRLTADAARALYVGLLTDTGGFRFANTSPRTLRVAASLLECGLDPERIYEQVYATAPVGRLRLTAEVLETLVVEPEIGLSWITVPAGALERHGVSADDLDGLVELARSVQGTRLALLFRTLASGRIKVSFRSVGDVDVAAFAQPFGGGGHAKASGASIPGTLDEVQGQVLAAARRLLSNGRVS; translated from the coding sequence ATGACGTCCAAGCCGAAGCGGGAGATCGTGCCGGCTGGCCGCCGGAAGGGCGCGCGCGCCGTCGCCGACGCGCTGCTCGCGGCTCGCCGCATCGTGATGACGACGCACGTCAACTCCGACGGCGACGGCATCGGCAGTGAGGTCGCGCTGGTGCACCTGCTCGAGGCGCTGGGCAAGGACGTGCGCATCGCGAACCCGACGCCGATCCCTCCGCGCTTCGCCTTCCTCGTCAGTCCGGTGAAGCGGCACGACTGCACCGAGCGCGCGGTCGCCGCCCTGCGCGATGCGGATCTGTTCCTGGTGCTCGACATCTCGGACCTCGGCCGCCTCGGCCAGCTGGCCGAGACGATTCACGGCCGGGACGTCGTCACGGCCTGCGTGGACCATCACCTCTCGCCCGGCACGCTGCCCAAGGGGCCGCGCCTGGTGGACGCCGCGGCCTCCGCGACCGCCGAGCTGGTCTTCGACCTGGCCGAGGTCGCGGGCTGGCGGCTCACGGCCGACGCGGCCCGCGCGCTCTACGTGGGCCTGCTGACCGACACGGGAGGCTTCCGGTTCGCGAACACCTCGCCCCGCACACTGCGCGTCGCGGCCTCGCTGCTCGAGTGCGGCCTGGACCCCGAGCGCATCTACGAGCAGGTGTACGCGACCGCGCCCGTCGGCCGCCTGCGACTCACCGCGGAGGTGCTGGAGACGCTCGTGGTGGAGCCGGAGATCGGACTCTCGTGGATCACGGTGCCGGCCGGCGCGCTGGAGCGGCACGGCGTGAGCGCCGACGACCTAGACGGCCTGGTCGAGCTGGCGCGCTCGGTGCAGGGCACCCGGCTGGCGTTGCTGTTCCGCACCCTGGCGAGCGGCAGGATCAAGGTGTCGTTCCGCTCCGTCGGCGACGTGGACGTGGCTGCCTTTGCCCAGCCCTTCGGCGGCGGCGGCCACGCGAAGGCCTCGGGTGCGTCCATTCCCGGCACGCTGGACGAGGTGCAGGGCCAGGTCCTCGCAGCGGCACGGCGCTTGCTCTCCAATGGGCGGGTTTCTTGA
- a CDS encoding NifU family protein, translated as MRERAVATTLEKIEEVLGTVRPAIQMDGGDVELVDFDESEGLVTVRLMGHCVGCPMSRATLKQGIEARLKMAVPEVRGVAAV; from the coding sequence ATGCGGGAGCGAGCAGTGGCGACCACGCTGGAGAAGATCGAGGAAGTGCTGGGGACAGTGCGCCCGGCGATCCAGATGGACGGCGGAGACGTGGAGTTGGTGGACTTCGACGAGAGTGAAGGTCTCGTGACGGTGCGTCTGATGGGCCATTGCGTGGGTTGCCCGATGTCGCGGGCCACGCTGAAGCAGGGGATCGAAGCGCGCCTGAAGATGGCGGTGCCGGAAGTCCGCGGCGTCGCGGCGGTGTGA
- a CDS encoding Mrp/NBP35 family ATP-binding protein: MADGDLKARVEAALRKVMNPRLERDVVAAGMVEDIAVEAGGQVRIAFALGREDPATLVREARLAAQAVPGVAGVKMQVAGGAQQQPATTPKTVPPPTARELPNLGRVIAVSSGKGGVGKSTVAVNLAAALAAGAGQRVGVMDADVYGPNVPRMLGILDQRPEVAGGRIQPIQAHGVKVMSLGNLVERDAAAIWRGPIIMKIIQQFLSDVAWGQLDYLLVDMPPGTGDAQLSLVQSVQVTGAIIVTTPQEVAVGDALRGAKMFEKVGVPVLGIVENMSYFHCPHCGQRTDVFSSGGGRRLAAELDLPLLAEIPLQARIQELGEAGTPVVLAEPGSPAALAFAALAAALQERTAAAAVRLPIVAS; the protein is encoded by the coding sequence GTGGCGGACGGCGATCTCAAGGCCAGGGTCGAGGCCGCGCTGCGGAAGGTGATGAACCCGCGGCTCGAGCGGGACGTGGTCGCGGCGGGCATGGTGGAGGACATCGCGGTGGAGGCCGGCGGCCAGGTCCGCATCGCCTTCGCCCTGGGGCGCGAGGACCCGGCCACGCTGGTGCGCGAGGCGCGGCTCGCGGCCCAGGCAGTGCCCGGGGTGGCGGGCGTGAAGATGCAGGTGGCGGGTGGCGCGCAGCAGCAGCCGGCCACGACGCCCAAGACCGTGCCGCCGCCCACGGCGCGCGAGCTGCCGAACCTCGGCCGGGTGATCGCGGTCTCGAGCGGCAAGGGCGGGGTGGGCAAGTCCACCGTCGCGGTGAACCTCGCGGCGGCGCTGGCGGCCGGTGCGGGCCAGCGGGTCGGCGTGATGGACGCGGACGTGTACGGCCCGAATGTCCCGCGGATGCTCGGCATCCTGGACCAGCGGCCCGAGGTCGCCGGCGGCCGGATCCAGCCGATCCAGGCGCACGGCGTGAAGGTGATGTCGCTCGGCAACCTGGTCGAGCGCGACGCCGCGGCCATCTGGCGCGGCCCCATCATCATGAAGATCATCCAGCAGTTCCTCTCCGACGTGGCATGGGGCCAGCTCGACTACCTGCTGGTGGACATGCCGCCCGGCACCGGCGACGCCCAGCTGAGCCTGGTGCAGTCGGTGCAGGTGACGGGCGCGATCATCGTGACCACGCCGCAGGAAGTCGCGGTGGGCGACGCGCTGCGCGGCGCGAAGATGTTCGAGAAGGTCGGCGTGCCGGTGCTCGGGATCGTGGAGAACATGTCGTACTTCCACTGCCCGCACTGCGGGCAGCGCACCGACGTCTTCTCGAGCGGCGGGGGCCGGCGCCTGGCGGCGGAGCTGGATTTGCCGCTGCTGGCCGAGATCCCGCTGCAGGCGCGGATCCAGGAGCTGGGCGAGGCGGGCACGCCGGTGGTGCTCGCGGAGCCCGGGTCGCCGGCGGCCCTGGCCTTCGCCGCGCTCGCGGCGGCTCTGCAGGAGCGCACGGCCGCGGCGGCGGTGCGCCTTCCGATCGTCGCATCCTAG